The following proteins are encoded in a genomic region of Alphaproteobacteria bacterium:
- a CDS encoding lysophospholipid acyltransferase family protein: protein MPGHSLRKLRYILEAIPVYIFYGICVLLPLDAASAFGGWLASAIGPLMGVSRRAERNLSRALPQLTARERAKIIRGMWNNLGRVGAEYPHLPDLVKLDRISGEGRAIFEDMARSGKGGIIVGGHLANWEIGPLVAGCLGMPLAVIYRAPNNPYVDRLIKKAREKIACLALPKGADGAIQLMRHLRGGGYAGILIDQKLNEGIAVPFFGMDARTTPAPAEMAIRFNLPIGAARVERVGGKAYFRMEFVPYTPPATGNRSADAAELTRIMTAQLESWIRERPEQWLWLHNRWPKG from the coding sequence ATGCCTGGTCATTCGCTTCGTAAACTTCGTTATATTCTGGAGGCCATACCCGTTTATATATTTTACGGGATATGCGTCCTGCTGCCGCTCGACGCCGCGTCGGCATTCGGCGGATGGCTGGCTTCCGCCATCGGCCCGCTGATGGGCGTGTCGCGGCGGGCGGAGCGCAATCTGAGCCGCGCCCTGCCCCAGCTTACGGCGCGGGAACGAGCCAAGATCATTCGCGGCATGTGGAACAATCTCGGCCGGGTCGGCGCCGAATATCCCCACCTGCCCGATCTCGTCAAGCTTGACAGAATTTCCGGCGAGGGCCGGGCGATTTTCGAGGACATGGCGCGAAGCGGCAAAGGCGGCATCATCGTCGGCGGGCATCTGGCGAACTGGGAAATCGGGCCGCTGGTCGCGGGATGCCTGGGCATGCCGCTCGCGGTGATCTATCGCGCGCCCAACAACCCCTACGTAGACCGGCTGATTAAAAAGGCGCGGGAGAAAATCGCCTGCCTTGCGCTGCCTAAAGGCGCGGATGGCGCGATCCAGCTGATGCGCCATCTGCGCGGCGGCGGCTATGCCGGTATCCTGATCGACCAGAAGCTGAACGAAGGCATCGCCGTGCCTTTCTTCGGCATGGATGCGCGCACGACGCCCGCCCCCGCCGAAATGGCCATAAGATTCAATCTGCCTATCGGCGCGGCGCGGGTCGAGCGCGTCGGCGGCAAGGCCTATTTCCGCATGGAATTCGTTCCCTACACGCCGCCCGCGACAGGCAACCGCAGCGCCGACGCCGCCGAGTTGACGCGCATCATGACCGCGCAGCTCGAATCCTGGATCCGCGAACGCCCGGAGCAGTGGCTATGGCTGCATAATAGGTGGCCGAAGGGATAG
- a CDS encoding NlpC/P60 family protein produces MTSPILDPRLYAYRPDLADKALSGQVKAPRYADGAMARVAAGRLAMFAAPDLSGPMVSELRLGEFVDVFERKDGVAWVQNRSDRYVGYVAEAGLADTVIDPAWRIANLWTYLYPEPTVKSVPIDILPFPGHVAVAGETGDGWTRLTTGGFIVSSHLEPATAFHADYAFTAGRLLHAPYLWGGRTALGVDCSGLVQMALELADIDCPRDSDMQQAAFGAAPPSDWRDYPFARGDLVFFAKPLHVGIMADASHLIHADGDIHMRVIAQPLADAVARRGAITAIGAGESLSLRPPIMQP; encoded by the coding sequence ATGACTTCCCCAATTCTTGATCCCCGTCTTTATGCCTACCGCCCCGACCTTGCCGACAAGGCTTTGTCCGGACAGGTCAAAGCGCCGCGTTATGCCGACGGAGCGATGGCGCGCGTGGCGGCGGGCAGGCTCGCGATGTTCGCCGCTCCCGATCTTTCCGGGCCGATGGTCAGCGAACTGCGCCTCGGCGAATTTGTCGACGTGTTCGAACGCAAGGACGGCGTCGCCTGGGTGCAAAATCGCAGCGACCGTTATGTCGGCTATGTCGCCGAGGCCGGTCTGGCGGATACGGTGATCGATCCGGCGTGGCGGATCGCGAATTTATGGACGTATCTTTATCCCGAACCGACTGTTAAATCCGTTCCCATCGATATATTGCCGTTCCCGGGGCACGTCGCCGTGGCGGGCGAGACGGGGGATGGATGGACGAGGCTGACGACCGGAGGATTCATCGTTTCAAGTCATCTGGAACCGGCCACGGCGTTTCATGCCGATTACGCCTTTACGGCGGGACGGCTGCTGCATGCGCCGTATCTGTGGGGAGGGCGGACGGCGTTGGGCGTCGATTGCTCCGGCCTCGTCCAGATGGCGCTGGAACTGGCGGATATCGACTGCCCGCGCGACAGCGACATGCAGCAGGCGGCTTTCGGCGCCGCGCCGCCATCGGATTGGCGGGACTATCCATTCGCGCGCGGCGATCTGGTGTTTTTCGCCAAGCCTCTGCATGTCGGAATCATGGCCGACGCAAGCCACCTCATTCATGCGGATGGCGACATTCATATGCGCGTGATTGCCCAGCCGCTCGCCGACGCCGTCGCGCGCCGGGGAGCGATCACAGCCATCGGGGCGGGGGAAAGTCTATCCCTTCGGCCACCTATTATGCAGCCATAG
- a CDS encoding MarR family transcriptional regulator, with amino-acid sequence MNPDLQALELWRHTLVASVRAQTPDLSARQMALLLCVYLTEGPHTVRGLALTLGVSKPAISRALDRLGELGYVRRKRDDIDRRNVMVQRTADGALFLMDFSAMLHSAQQHLLHAPPIPALGDFDMPEAGDGFVPLKPAHAEAGWIDAAE; translated from the coding sequence GTGAATCCAGACCTTCAAGCTCTTGAGTTGTGGCGTCATACTTTGGTAGCCAGCGTCCGCGCGCAGACCCCCGACCTCTCGGCGAGGCAGATGGCCTTGCTTCTATGCGTATATTTGACCGAAGGGCCGCACACGGTGCGCGGCCTGGCCTTGACGCTGGGCGTCTCCAAACCGGCGATCAGCCGCGCGCTCGACCGGCTGGGCGAGCTTGGCTATGTCCGCCGCAAGCGCGACGATATCGACCGCCGCAATGTCATGGTGCAGCGGACCGCCGACGGCGCTCTGTTCCTGATGGATTTTTCCGCCATGCTTCATTCGGCGCAGCAGCATCTTCTCCATGCGCCGCCGATTCCCGCGCTCGGCGATTTCGACATGCCGGAAGCCGGGGACGGTTTTGTCCCCTTGAAGCCCGCCCATGCCGAAGCCGGCTGGATCGACGCGGCGGAATAG
- a CDS encoding leucyl aminopeptidase family protein, with amino-acid sequence MSNLVKRAAKSIPILCIKAGEYRGWLKQQPAMVRNWLADFSPDPGAYKAIPDRQGKRGKVVAVVADKPRLWDLAALPYGLAAGNYHISGKLSPEAASDLALGWELGAYRFTRYKKPDRPPAKLVWPESADQKLVAAIAGSVNRGRDLINTPAEDMGPADIAAAVREVAKTHGAKVAEIIGDDLLKQNYPLIHAVGRASNRPPRLVELRWGNPGDPLVALVGKGVCFDTGGLDIKPSSGMYLMKKDMGGAACALAVAEMVMALKLPVRLRLLIPTVDNAISGNAFRPSDIFRSRKGLTVEIGNTDAEGRLILADALAAAVEEKPALIVDFSTLTGAARTALGTELPALFSNNDDLAGDLMRAGQAQFDPLWRLPLVQDYKAELKSKAADLNSAPNSPYAGAITAALFLEHFVDKTPWIHLDLMGWHLSAKPGRPEGGEPMTARAVFAMLADRFKK; translated from the coding sequence GTGTCCAATCTCGTCAAACGCGCCGCGAAGTCCATACCCATCCTATGCATCAAGGCGGGAGAGTATAGAGGCTGGCTGAAGCAGCAGCCGGCGATGGTTCGCAACTGGCTTGCGGATTTCAGTCCTGATCCGGGTGCCTATAAGGCCATTCCAGACCGGCAGGGAAAGCGGGGGAAGGTGGTTGCGGTCGTCGCCGATAAACCCCGGCTATGGGATTTGGCGGCGCTGCCCTATGGGCTGGCGGCGGGGAACTACCATATTTCCGGAAAATTATCGCCGGAGGCGGCGTCCGATCTCGCGCTCGGCTGGGAATTGGGCGCTTACCGCTTCACGCGCTATAAGAAGCCTGACCGCCCGCCCGCCAAGCTGGTCTGGCCGGAAAGCGCCGATCAAAAGCTGGTCGCGGCAATCGCCGGTTCCGTCAATCGGGGCCGCGATCTGATCAATACGCCCGCCGAGGATATGGGGCCTGCCGATATTGCTGCCGCCGTCAGGGAAGTTGCCAAAACCCACGGCGCTAAAGTTGCTGAAATCATCGGCGACGATCTGCTGAAGCAAAACTATCCGCTGATCCATGCCGTGGGCCGCGCCAGCAATCGCCCGCCGAGGCTGGTGGAATTGCGCTGGGGCAATCCGGGCGATCCCTTGGTGGCGCTGGTCGGCAAGGGCGTTTGCTTCGATACCGGCGGGCTGGATATCAAGCCGTCTTCCGGCATGTATCTGATGAAGAAGGATATGGGCGGCGCGGCCTGCGCTCTGGCCGTGGCCGAAATGGTCATGGCGCTCAAGCTGCCGGTGCGGCTGCGCCTGCTGATCCCGACCGTTGATAATGCGATAAGCGGCAATGCCTTCCGGCCTTCGGATATTTTCCGTTCGCGCAAGGGGCTGACTGTTGAAATCGGCAATACCGACGCCGAGGGCCGGTTGATCCTCGCCGATGCGCTGGCGGCGGCGGTGGAGGAAAAGCCTGCCTTGATAGTCGATTTTTCAACATTGACGGGCGCGGCGCGAACCGCGCTGGGCACGGAATTGCCCGCGCTTTTCTCCAATAATGACGATCTTGCCGGGGATTTGATGCGCGCCGGTCAGGCGCAATTCGACCCGTTATGGCGGCTGCCCTTGGTCCAGGATTACAAGGCGGAGCTTAAATCGAAGGCCGCGGACCTCAATAGCGCGCCGAACTCGCCTTATGCGGGCGCGATCACGGCGGCGCTGTTCCTGGAGCATTTCGTCGATAAGACGCCCTGGATCCATCTCGATCTGATGGGCTGGCATCTTTCGGCCAAGCCCGGACGCCCCGAAGGCGGCGAGCCGATGACGGCGCGGGCGGTCTTTGCCATGCTCGCGGACAGATTCAAAAAGTGA
- the argG gene encoding argininosuccinate synthase, with the protein MNVADLKGQTIAFAASGGLDSCTITHWLTQQGVKVVSVTADMAQPDETDFTSIEKRMRACGAVDFVGVKLHKEIAEGGIDVIQAQACYEGRYWNTTGVGRNVIVKGMLPEVKKRGLKVISHGATGRGNDQVRFQLITNMHCPEFEVYAPWRDQAFLDRFGGRQQMIAYCEQYGLPIKATRDKPYSTDANLLGLTHEGGQLESLATPAHLVAPEMGVWPHDAPNEAEKVTIRFEAGFPVAVNGKPVDSFAALTIANEIGGRHGIGIGLHLVENRFVGVKSRGIYEAPGMELLGTAFAFLLQLVADRRARELYDQMSLYIGKQIYQGYWNDVGSAMAKAALAPLVKLITGTVTVSLYKGSVTYVEAKDAPHSLYSNDGSMEQEGSFDHKDSEGFLRVLAVNARALAYKGQVKGI; encoded by the coding sequence ATGAACGTCGCCGACCTTAAAGGACAGACCATCGCCTTCGCCGCTTCGGGCGGCCTCGACAGCTGCACCATCACGCACTGGCTGACGCAGCAGGGCGTCAAGGTCGTCTCCGTCACCGCCGACATGGCGCAGCCGGACGAAACCGATTTCACCTCCATCGAGAAGCGGATGCGCGCCTGCGGCGCGGTGGATTTCGTCGGCGTTAAGCTGCACAAGGAAATCGCCGAGGGCGGGATCGACGTGATCCAGGCCCAGGCTTGCTATGAAGGCCGCTACTGGAACACGACCGGCGTCGGGCGCAACGTCATCGTCAAGGGCATGCTGCCGGAAGTCAAAAAGCGCGGCCTGAAGGTCATCAGCCACGGCGCGACCGGGCGCGGCAACGATCAGGTGCGGTTTCAGCTTATCACCAACATGCATTGCCCGGAATTCGAGGTCTACGCCCCCTGGCGCGATCAGGCGTTCCTGGACCGTTTCGGCGGGCGGCAGCAGATGATCGCCTATTGCGAGCAGTATGGATTGCCGATCAAGGCGACGCGCGACAAGCCCTATTCCACCGACGCCAATCTGCTCGGCCTGACGCATGAAGGCGGGCAGCTGGAATCGCTGGCAACGCCCGCGCATCTGGTCGCGCCGGAAATGGGCGTATGGCCGCATGACGCGCCGAATGAAGCCGAGAAGGTCACGATCCGCTTCGAAGCCGGTTTTCCGGTCGCCGTCAACGGCAAGCCCGTGGATTCTTTCGCCGCGCTGACCATCGCCAATGAAATCGGCGGGCGGCATGGCATCGGCATCGGCCTGCATCTGGTCGAGAACCGCTTCGTCGGCGTGAAGTCGCGCGGCATCTATGAAGCGCCGGGGATGGAGCTGCTGGGCACGGCGTTCGCGTTCCTGCTGCAGCTTGTCGCCGACCGGCGCGCACGGGAGCTTTACGACCAGATGAGCCTTTATATCGGCAAGCAGATTTATCAGGGCTATTGGAACGATGTCGGCTCGGCGATGGCGAAGGCCGCGCTGGCGCCGCTGGTCAAGCTTATTACCGGCACGGTGACGGTTTCGCTGTATAAAGGCTCCGTGACCTATGTCGAGGCCAAGGACGCCCCGCATTCGCTCTACAGCAATGACGGATCGATGGAGCAGGAAGGCTCGTTCGACCATAAGGACTCCGAAGGCTTCCTGCGGGTGCTTGCCGTCAATGCCCGCGCCCTGGCCTATAAGGGCCAGGTGAAGGGTATATGA
- a CDS encoding group 1 truncated hemoglobin, which translates to MTSPPASLFEQIGGAPAVQSLLLNLYRRMAADETLSPVFSGLNFQNLHGHMQKFLTVAFGGPGEYAGRSLTQAHAGMVGKGTLDARVFAQVMRHTHRVLNEDLHLAPELTHRVMNVLGAMRGEVLGETPPNPVRPEPDLTACPISKPDAI; encoded by the coding sequence ATGACCTCCCCCCCGGCCAGCCTGTTCGAGCAGATCGGCGGCGCGCCCGCCGTTCAGTCATTGCTACTGAATCTCTATCGCCGCATGGCGGCGGACGAGACTCTCTCGCCTGTTTTCTCCGGCCTGAATTTCCAGAATCTGCACGGCCATATGCAGAAATTCCTGACCGTAGCTTTCGGCGGCCCCGGAGAATATGCGGGCAGAAGCCTGACGCAGGCTCATGCGGGCATGGTCGGAAAAGGAACGCTCGACGCGCGCGTTTTTGCCCAAGTGATGAGGCACACGCATCGCGTGTTGAATGAAGACCTTCATCTCGCGCCGGAACTGACGCACCGGGTGATGAACGTCCTCGGCGCCATGCGCGGCGAAGTTCTGGGCGAAACTCCCCCAAATCCGGTTCGTCCGGAGCCGGATTTAACCGCCTGCCCCATTTCCAAACCGGACGCGATTTGA
- the tatA gene encoding twin-arginine translocase TatA/TatE family subunit, with protein sequence MGLSIWHLLVVLAVVLVVFGAGKLPRVMGDLGKGVRNFKAGLDGKDEPPAPKSITDNNDRIDR encoded by the coding sequence ATGGGATTAAGCATATGGCATTTGCTGGTCGTGCTGGCGGTCGTGCTGGTCGTATTCGGCGCCGGGAAATTGCCCAGGGTCATGGGCGATCTCGGCAAGGGCGTGCGTAATTTCAAGGCGGGCCTGGACGGCAAGGACGAGCCTCCCGCGCCGAAAAGCATTACCGATAATAACGACCGGATTGATCGTTAA
- the miaA gene encoding tRNA (adenosine(37)-N6)-dimethylallyltransferase MiaA — translation MLQEKPSVILVAGPTASGKSALAADLAVETGGAVINADAMQVYHGLPILTAQPDPAALARAPHHLYAYVDPGERYSAGKWLAEAIKTIDAAWAGNKTPILVGGTGMYFKMLLSGLADIPEISDELRRQLRDDYEKDGEPVIRQRLAALDHDAAARIPPGDRQRLLRALEVALATGKSLSAWQQETQPGFLSGADITPILLMPPRDELYAACERRFSGMLERGAIEEVRALPALDPGLPAMKTIGAREIGDYLSGSIGLEEAKQSAQQATRNYAKRQVTWFRNQWLGGKSGFGRGVVLVEDFYRVEMLKKIIERGGFK, via the coding sequence ATGCTTCAAGAAAAACCATCCGTCATCCTCGTGGCCGGGCCGACGGCCAGCGGCAAATCCGCCCTGGCCGCCGATCTTGCCGTGGAAACCGGCGGCGCGGTCATCAATGCCGATGCCATGCAGGTCTATCACGGGTTGCCGATCCTGACCGCGCAGCCCGATCCCGCCGCTTTGGCCCGCGCGCCCCACCATCTCTATGCCTATGTCGATCCCGGCGAGCGCTATTCCGCCGGAAAATGGCTGGCCGAAGCCATAAAGACCATCGACGCCGCATGGGCCGGAAACAAGACGCCGATCCTCGTCGGCGGCACGGGAATGTATTTTAAAATGCTGTTAAGCGGATTGGCGGACATTCCGGAGATATCGGATGAACTAAGACGGCAATTGCGGGACGATTACGAAAAAGACGGAGAGCCTGTCATTCGCCAGCGCCTTGCCGCCCTCGACCATGACGCGGCGGCTAGAATTCCCCCCGGCGACCGGCAACGCCTGCTCCGTGCGCTCGAGGTGGCGCTGGCGACCGGCAAGAGCCTGTCCGCATGGCAGCAAGAAACGCAACCTGGCTTTTTATCCGGCGCCGACATTACTCCTATTCTTCTGATGCCGCCGCGCGATGAATTATACGCCGCCTGCGAACGGCGCTTTTCCGGCATGCTGGAACGCGGCGCGATTGAGGAAGTCCGCGCCCTGCCCGCGCTCGATCCCGGTCTTCCGGCCATGAAAACCATCGGCGCGCGCGAGATCGGCGATTATCTGTCCGGCTCGATCGGCCTCGAAGAAGCGAAGCAATCCGCCCAGCAGGCCACGCGCAATTACGCCAAGCGGCAAGTCACGTGGTTCAGAAATCAGTGGTTGGGCGGCAAAAGCGGGTTTGGGCGGGGGGTCGTTCTCGTGGAAGATTTTTATCGGGTGGAGATGCTCAAAAAAATTATAGAGCGCGGTGGATTCAAATAG
- the atpC gene encoding ATP synthase F1 subunit epsilon — protein sequence MSDKIAFELVSPTKKLIDKQVTLVTVPGSEGDFGVLPGHAPMIATVRPGVIEVYENEQISERIFVAGGFAEITDKRCTVLAAEAMPVSELSREGLEEQGKKLEDAMGNAASMAEQEALGEKLAVFQAKLAAVS from the coding sequence ATGTCCGACAAAATCGCCTTTGAACTGGTTTCGCCCACGAAAAAACTGATCGACAAGCAGGTGACTTTGGTCACCGTGCCCGGCAGCGAAGGCGATTTCGGCGTCCTGCCCGGCCATGCGCCGATGATCGCGACGGTGCGTCCGGGCGTGATCGAGGTCTATGAAAACGAGCAGATATCCGAGCGCATTTTCGTTGCCGGAGGTTTCGCCGAAATCACGGACAAGCGCTGCACCGTTCTTGCCGCCGAAGCGATGCCAGTGAGCGAATTATCCCGCGAAGGTCTTGAGGAGCAGGGCAAAAAACTGGAAGACGCCATGGGCAATGCCGCATCCATGGCCGAGCAAGAGGCTCTGGGCGAGAAGCTGGCGGTGTTTCAGGCCAAACTCGCAGCGGTGTCGTAA
- the atpD gene encoding F0F1 ATP synthase subunit beta — MQPNTEGRITQVTGAVVDVHFDGNLPSILSALTTKNEGRDLVMEVAQHLGENSVRCIAMDTTDGLTRGQKVSDTGAPITVPVGPETLGRILNVLGEPIDERGPVGSKKFLPIHRSAPTFAEQSTEQQILVTGIKVVDLLAPYVRGGKIGLFGGAGVGKTVLIMELINNIAKAHGGYSVFAGVGERTREGNDLYHEMMESGVIKTDGPGSKAALVYGQMNEPPGARARVALTGLTMAEYFRDEEGQDVLFFVDNIFRFTQAGSEVSALLGRIPSAVGYQPTLATEMGALQERITTTNKGSITSVQAIYVPADDLTDPAPATSFAHLDATTVLSRQIAELGIYPAVDPLDSTSRILDPRVVGKEHYEVARSVQKVLQTYKSLQDIIAILGMDELSEEDKLTVARARKIQRFLSQPFHVAEVFTGSPGVFVKLEETIKGFKGIVSGEYDHMPESAFYMVGTIDEAIAKAVKLAEAA, encoded by the coding sequence ATGCAACCCAATACCGAAGGCCGTATCACCCAAGTCACCGGAGCCGTGGTCGACGTTCATTTCGACGGCAATCTGCCGTCGATCCTGAGCGCGCTGACGACCAAGAACGAGGGACGCGACCTGGTGATGGAAGTCGCGCAGCATCTGGGCGAAAATTCCGTGCGCTGCATCGCGATGGATACGACCGACGGCCTGACGCGCGGCCAGAAGGTTTCCGATACCGGCGCGCCGATCACGGTGCCGGTAGGCCCGGAGACGCTGGGACGCATCCTGAACGTCCTCGGCGAGCCGATCGACGAGCGCGGCCCGGTTGGGTCGAAGAAATTCCTGCCGATTCACCGTTCCGCCCCGACTTTCGCCGAGCAATCGACGGAGCAGCAGATTCTGGTCACCGGCATCAAGGTCGTCGATTTGCTCGCGCCCTATGTGCGCGGCGGCAAGATCGGCCTGTTCGGCGGCGCGGGTGTCGGCAAGACGGTTCTCATCATGGAACTCATCAACAATATCGCCAAGGCGCATGGCGGCTATTCGGTGTTCGCGGGCGTCGGCGAACGTACCCGCGAAGGCAACGATCTTTATCATGAAATGATGGAATCCGGCGTCATCAAGACCGACGGCCCCGGCTCCAAGGCCGCGCTGGTCTACGGCCAGATGAACGAGCCGCCCGGCGCGCGCGCGCGCGTGGCGCTCACCGGCCTGACCATGGCGGAATATTTCCGCGACGAGGAAGGCCAGGACGTGCTGTTCTTCGTCGATAATATCTTCCGCTTTACGCAAGCGGGTTCGGAAGTCTCGGCGCTGCTGGGCCGTATTCCCTCCGCGGTCGGCTATCAGCCGACGCTGGCGACGGAAATGGGCGCGTTACAGGAGCGGATCACGACCACCAATAAAGGCTCGATCACGTCGGTGCAGGCGATCTATGTTCCCGCCGACGATTTGACCGATCCCGCGCCCGCGACCTCGTTCGCGCATTTGGACGCCACGACGGTGCTTTCGCGCCAGATCGCGGAGCTTGGGATTTATCCCGCCGTCGATCCGCTCGACAGCACCAGCCGCATTCTCGATCCGCGCGTGGTCGGCAAGGAGCATTACGAAGTGGCGCGCAGCGTGCAGAAAGTGCTGCAAACCTATAAGTCGCTGCAGGACATCATCGCCATTCTGGGCATGGACGAGCTGTCGGAAGAAGACAAGCTGACCGTGGCGCGCGCGCGTAAAATCCAGCGCTTCCTGTCGCAGCCTTTCCATGTCGCGGAAGTCTTCACCGGCAGCCCCGGCGTGTTCGTGAAGCTGGAAGAGACGATCAAGGGCTTCAAGGGCATCGTCAGCGGCGAATACGACCACATGCCGGAATCGGCTTTCTACATGGTCGGCACCATCGATGAAGCCATCGCGAAGGCAGTGAAACTGGCGGAAGCGGCATAG
- a CDS encoding F0F1 ATP synthase subunit gamma — translation MPSLKDLKNRITSVKSTRKITSAMKMVAASKLRRAQEQAEAARPYASAMARMLKSLAANLQLDDGNLTLLSGTGKDETYLLLIVTSDRGLCGGFNGSVVREARKQIKALQDAGKTVKLFCVGRKGRDLLRRDYAHLMVDALEEIGRKKLDFSDAEMIAGKILALFQAGEFDVCRMVFNRFKSVIAQIVTVDQLIPVTAGSAEPANENAANPLTLFEPGEAAILQRLLPQNIGVQIYGALLESMAGEQGARMTAMDNATRNAGDMINRLTLQYNRSRQAFITKELIEIISGAEAV, via the coding sequence ATGCCCAGCTTGAAAGACCTTAAGAACCGCATTACCAGCGTGAAGTCGACGCGCAAGATCACGTCGGCCATGAAAATGGTCGCCGCGAGCAAGCTTCGTCGCGCCCAGGAACAGGCGGAGGCCGCGCGGCCCTATGCTTCCGCCATGGCGCGGATGCTGAAGTCGCTCGCCGCCAATCTGCAGCTTGATGACGGAAATTTGACGCTGCTTTCCGGCACCGGGAAGGACGAGACCTATCTGCTGCTGATCGTAACCTCCGACCGCGGACTATGCGGGGGATTTAACGGTTCGGTGGTGCGCGAGGCGCGCAAGCAGATCAAGGCTCTGCAAGACGCCGGCAAAACCGTTAAGCTGTTCTGCGTCGGGCGCAAGGGGCGCGATCTGCTGCGGCGCGACTATGCGCATTTGATGGTCGATGCGCTGGAAGAGATCGGACGCAAGAAGCTCGATTTCTCCGATGCGGAGATGATTGCCGGAAAAATCCTGGCGCTGTTTCAGGCGGGAGAGTTCGATGTCTGCCGCATGGTCTTCAATCGCTTCAAGTCGGTGATCGCCCAGATCGTGACGGTCGATCAACTGATCCCCGTAACGGCGGGAAGCGCGGAACCGGCGAACGAGAACGCGGCGAATCCGCTGACGCTGTTCGAGCCGGGCGAAGCCGCGATCCTGCAGCGCCTGCTGCCGCAGAATATCGGCGTGCAGATTTACGGCGCGCTGCTCGAAAGCATGGCGGGCGAGCAGGGCGCGCGCATGACGGCGATGGACAACGCCACCCGCAACGCGGGCGACATGATCAACCGCCTGACGCTGCAATATAACCGCAGCCGCCAGGCGTTCATTACCAAGGAACTGATCGAAATTATTTCCGGCGCGGAAGCCGTTTAA
- a CDS encoding 2Fe-2S iron-sulfur cluster-binding protein: MPTIIFIQRDGTRREVTGEAGQTLLQAARAHNIDMPGTCDGNLACSTCHVWVEGDWPKRLPAPDDDETDMLDLAIHVKKNSRLGCQIKLTPQLDGLTVRLPPETQSLL; encoded by the coding sequence ATGCCTACCATTATTTTTATCCAACGCGACGGAACGCGGCGCGAAGTAACCGGCGAGGCGGGGCAGACGTTGCTGCAGGCCGCCCGCGCTCACAATATCGACATGCCCGGCACTTGCGACGGCAACCTGGCCTGCTCGACCTGTCATGTCTGGGTGGAAGGCGATTGGCCGAAACGGCTTCCTGCGCCGGACGATGACGAAACCGACATGCTCGACCTGGCGATTCACGTCAAAAAGAACTCGCGGCTCGGTTGCCAGATCAAGCTGACCCCGCAACTCGATGGCTTAACGGTCAGATTGCCGCCCGAGACGCAGAGTTTATTGTAA